The Babylonia areolata isolate BAREFJ2019XMU chromosome 17, ASM4173473v1, whole genome shotgun sequence genome has a window encoding:
- the LOC143291436 gene encoding pterin-4-alpha-carbinolamine dehydratase 2-like, with protein MTRFLALLLLLHLAVVTSRSSPSLFPSSVSSSASNVTSADPGNSSSTSTDSCLLSQQKAREVFNFTGAPDMQVLSQSERQLLEELVKAGEACRVRDFLTASNADSVFSLVDALPIRYVHRFLGFLATASAAERGKLGGDERNTTLAPLLASGWTTVSGRDAIYKEFVFKDFNQAFGFMTRVAIKADGMAHHPEWFNVYNKVQVTLTTHDVGGVSDKDVTLANFMEEAAKPFVQ; from the exons ATGACGCgattcctcgccctcctcctcctcctccatctggcGGTCGTGACGTCACGTTCTTCTCCGTCGCTGTTCCCGTCATCCGTTTCCTCTTCCGCTTCTAACGTCACTTCCGCCGACcccggcaacagcagcagcacctccACCGACAGCTGCCTCCTCTCCCAGCAGAAAGCCAGGGAAGTGTTCAACTTCACGGGCGCCCCTGACATGCAGGTGTTGTCACAGAGCGAGCGACAGCTGCTGGAAGAGTTGGTGAAGGCGGGCGAGGCGTGCCGTGTACGTGACTTCCTCACTGCCAGCAATGCCGACAGTGTCTTTAGTCTGGTGGATG CACTCCCCATCAGATATGTGCATCGCTTCCTTGGATTCCTTGCAACT GCGTCAGCAGCAGAGCGAGGCAAGCTGGGAGGTGATGAACGGAACACGACTCTGGCACCACTGCTGGCATCAGGCTGGACCACCGTGTCTGGCAGAGACGCCATCTACAAAGAGTTCGTCTTCAAGGATTTCAACCAG GCGTTCGGCTTCATGACCCGTGTGGCCATCAAAGCCGATGGAATGGCTCATCATCCTGAGTGGTTCAACGTTTATAATAAG GTGCAGGTTACTCTCACGACTCATGACGTTGGTGGTGTCTCAGACAAGGACGTAACTCTGGCCAATTTCATGGAGGAAGCTGCGAAACCTTTCGTTCAGTGA